The following are from one region of the Allorhodopirellula heiligendammensis genome:
- a CDS encoding GNAT family N-acetyltransferase, whose protein sequence is MIAVQRLSSDSVQCVTVMVGELLHEIMRVIDLPAFDFEHDPTARRLSTFIADGIYDGFVAFDGEQAVGFATVYQSHSLYGNGAYGTIPELYVRPEHRSRGIGNQLLTTLIANARERGWSMLEVTTPPLPGFDRTLAFYERSGFAITGGRKLKIQLQPMVGG, encoded by the coding sequence GTGATCGCCGTTCAACGCCTGTCGTCCGACTCTGTCCAGTGTGTGACCGTAATGGTTGGTGAGCTGCTGCACGAGATCATGCGCGTGATCGACTTGCCGGCGTTCGACTTTGAACACGATCCAACTGCTCGCCGCCTCTCAACATTTATCGCGGACGGCATTTACGACGGGTTCGTCGCTTTCGATGGCGAACAGGCGGTTGGTTTTGCGACCGTCTATCAGAGCCACTCACTGTACGGAAACGGGGCATACGGTACGATTCCCGAACTCTATGTTCGACCGGAACATCGATCGCGAGGAATTGGCAACCAACTGCTAACCACGTTGATCGCAAACGCTCGCGAGCGGGGATGGTCCATGCTCGAAGTAACAACTCCGCCACTTCCCGGCTTTGACCGCACGCTAGCATTTTACGAACGCTCTGGATTTGCGATTACCGGCGGTCGCAAGCTGAAAATACAACTTCAACCCATGGTGGGCGGGTAA